Proteins encoded within one genomic window of Neodiprion fabricii isolate iyNeoFabr1 chromosome 6, iyNeoFabr1.1, whole genome shotgun sequence:
- the LOC124185229 gene encoding cyclic AMP response element-binding protein A isoform X2 produces MEFDDVGTSDLRELWESYLAETAMGHDVPMSMRDEEWSSATCVSRDKLEPGVVLRDRLMTDAALGGPRPIKSEHSYSLLASSPPSSPAIPGNDSPDAPREGKNPESTTLLNGHQVLVLRNRIDDMEEECFPAISLNRASGRGAGAESPSPSPSASPSPHTANETLTTLTVQIKEEPFSPESLSARGTIETVAIAPNYHIEFERSSVPYATSDSEDDESTELDESNGELATASSSSSSTGMSIGDGGGAAGNGSSSGRQGLPPTPPSSASSDSEGAVSAFSSPERRVSESLRGLLNPRFNGISNSPGNRGAAGHHLHGHVTRQPIHTPLISCQPKGSTGILTLTDEEKRTLIAEGYPVPTKLPLTKQEEKSLKKVRRKIKNKISAQESRRKKKEYMDGLERRVTILAQENSSYKDRLTTLEGTNRELLRELQRLQAMLRTS; encoded by the exons GCGATGGGACACGACGTCCCGATGTCGATGCGGGACGAGGAATGGAGCAGCGCTACCTGCGTGTCGAGGGATAAGTTGGAACCGGGCGTAGTCCTGAGGGATCGTCTGATGACGGACGCTGCTCTTGGAGGTCCGAGACCGATAAAATCCGAGCACAGCTACAGCCTCCTTGCCTCCAGCCCTCCGTCGAGTCCGGCGATACCCGGCAACGACAGTCCCGACGCTCCGAGGGAGGGAAAAAACCCCGAATCCACGACACTCCTCAACGGGCACCAGGTCCTAGTTCTCAGGAACAGGATAGACG ACATGGAGGAGGAGTGCTTCCCGGCGATTTCGCTAAACCGAGCATCCGGACGAGGAGCGGGCGCCGAGTCACCCTCGCCATCCCCGTCGGCCTCCCCTTCGCCCCACACCGCGAATGAAACCCTGACCACCCTTACCGTGCAGATCAAGGAGGAACCGTTCAGCCCTGAATCCCTGTCTGCTCGAGGCACGATTGAAACCGTCGCAATCGCTCCTAATTACCACATCGAATTTGAACGATCCTCCGTTCCTTACGCGACCAGCGACAGCGAGGATGACGAG AGCACAGAATTGGACGAGTCGAACGGCGAACTGGCGACCGCGAGTTCGAGTTCCAGCTCGACAGGCATGTCGATTGGAGACGGGGGCGGCGCCGCCGGAAACGGAAGTAGCAGCGGGAGGCAGGGACTTCCTCCAACACCGCCGAGCAGCGCGAGTTCCGACAGCGAAGGCGCAGTGTCTGCATTCTCTTCACCGGAACGGAGAGTGTCCGAAAGTCTTCGAGGACTCTTGAATCCCCGGTTCAACGGGATTTCAAATTCTCCGGGAAACAGGGGGGCAGCCGGACATCACCTTCACGGCCACGTTACCAGGCAGCCAATTCATACACCGCTGATTTCTTGCCAGCCG AAGGGTTCGACGGGTATTCTAACTTTGACGGACGAGGAGAAACGGACGCTGATAGCCGAGGGTTACCCTGTACCAACGAAACTCCCGCTCACGAAGCAAGAGGAAAAATCGCTGAAGAAAGTACgcaggaaaattaaaaacaag ATATCGGCGCAAGAGtcacgaagaaagaaaaaggaatacATGGATGGACTTGAGAGACGTGTGACGATATTGGCTCAGGAGAATTCGAGCTATAAGGATCGGCTAACGACGCTCGAAGGAACGAATCGCGAGTTACTGAGGGAGCTGCAGCGACTTCAGGCGATGTTGCGAACCTCCTAG
- the LOC124185229 gene encoding cyclic AMP response element-binding protein A isoform X1, with protein MEFDDVGTSDLRELWESYLAETAMGHDVPMSMRDEEWSSATCVSRDKLEPGVVLRDRLMTDAALGGPRPIKSEHSYSLLASSPPSSPAIPGNDSPDAPREGKNPESTTLLNGHQVLVLRNRIDDMEEECFPAISLNRASGRGAGAESPSPSPSASPSPHTANETLTTLTVQIKEEPFSPESLSARGTIETVAIAPNYHIEFERSSVPYATSDSEDDEVEYYQSTELDESNGELATASSSSSSTGMSIGDGGGAAGNGSSSGRQGLPPTPPSSASSDSEGAVSAFSSPERRVSESLRGLLNPRFNGISNSPGNRGAAGHHLHGHVTRQPIHTPLISCQPKGSTGILTLTDEEKRTLIAEGYPVPTKLPLTKQEEKSLKKVRRKIKNKISAQESRRKKKEYMDGLERRVTILAQENSSYKDRLTTLEGTNRELLRELQRLQAMLRTS; from the exons GCGATGGGACACGACGTCCCGATGTCGATGCGGGACGAGGAATGGAGCAGCGCTACCTGCGTGTCGAGGGATAAGTTGGAACCGGGCGTAGTCCTGAGGGATCGTCTGATGACGGACGCTGCTCTTGGAGGTCCGAGACCGATAAAATCCGAGCACAGCTACAGCCTCCTTGCCTCCAGCCCTCCGTCGAGTCCGGCGATACCCGGCAACGACAGTCCCGACGCTCCGAGGGAGGGAAAAAACCCCGAATCCACGACACTCCTCAACGGGCACCAGGTCCTAGTTCTCAGGAACAGGATAGACG ACATGGAGGAGGAGTGCTTCCCGGCGATTTCGCTAAACCGAGCATCCGGACGAGGAGCGGGCGCCGAGTCACCCTCGCCATCCCCGTCGGCCTCCCCTTCGCCCCACACCGCGAATGAAACCCTGACCACCCTTACCGTGCAGATCAAGGAGGAACCGTTCAGCCCTGAATCCCTGTCTGCTCGAGGCACGATTGAAACCGTCGCAATCGCTCCTAATTACCACATCGAATTTGAACGATCCTCCGTTCCTTACGCGACCAGCGACAGCGAGGATGACGAGGTGGAGTATTACCAG AGCACAGAATTGGACGAGTCGAACGGCGAACTGGCGACCGCGAGTTCGAGTTCCAGCTCGACAGGCATGTCGATTGGAGACGGGGGCGGCGCCGCCGGAAACGGAAGTAGCAGCGGGAGGCAGGGACTTCCTCCAACACCGCCGAGCAGCGCGAGTTCCGACAGCGAAGGCGCAGTGTCTGCATTCTCTTCACCGGAACGGAGAGTGTCCGAAAGTCTTCGAGGACTCTTGAATCCCCGGTTCAACGGGATTTCAAATTCTCCGGGAAACAGGGGGGCAGCCGGACATCACCTTCACGGCCACGTTACCAGGCAGCCAATTCATACACCGCTGATTTCTTGCCAGCCG AAGGGTTCGACGGGTATTCTAACTTTGACGGACGAGGAGAAACGGACGCTGATAGCCGAGGGTTACCCTGTACCAACGAAACTCCCGCTCACGAAGCAAGAGGAAAAATCGCTGAAGAAAGTACgcaggaaaattaaaaacaag ATATCGGCGCAAGAGtcacgaagaaagaaaaaggaatacATGGATGGACTTGAGAGACGTGTGACGATATTGGCTCAGGAGAATTCGAGCTATAAGGATCGGCTAACGACGCTCGAAGGAACGAATCGCGAGTTACTGAGGGAGCTGCAGCGACTTCAGGCGATGTTGCGAACCTCCTAG